In one window of Pseudodesulfovibrio sp. JC047 DNA:
- a CDS encoding site-specific DNA-methyltransferase: MKIQIGNATMCQGEALATLKTLDDCSVDAVLTDPPYCTGGLTVGQRQQAPSKKYQSSAAQKKFADFPGDNRDQRSFITWATLWLSEAYRVAKPGAPIMMFTDWRQLPAMTDALQAGGWLWRNIVIWDKPTARPSKGEFKKQCEFVLVGSKGKLAPATDRCLPGVFRHSIVSGTKRKHLTEKPVPLLRDLLQITPEGGTILDPFAGSATTAQACLETGRHFIGMELSNTYFEVACTRLKDLAGWTI, translated from the coding sequence ATGAAGATTCAGATTGGAAATGCCACGATGTGTCAGGGCGAAGCTCTGGCAACCCTGAAAACGCTGGATGATTGCAGCGTCGATGCCGTCTTGACAGATCCGCCGTATTGCACAGGCGGCTTGACAGTCGGCCAACGGCAACAAGCTCCATCAAAGAAGTACCAAAGCTCAGCCGCACAAAAGAAGTTCGCAGACTTCCCCGGCGACAACCGGGACCAGCGGTCATTCATCACATGGGCCACGCTTTGGCTGTCCGAAGCCTACCGCGTCGCCAAACCCGGTGCGCCCATCATGATGTTCACCGACTGGCGACAACTCCCGGCCATGACCGACGCCTTGCAAGCCGGAGGCTGGCTCTGGCGTAATATAGTGATATGGGACAAGCCGACAGCCCGCCCCAGCAAGGGAGAATTCAAGAAACAATGCGAGTTCGTCCTCGTCGGCAGCAAAGGCAAACTGGCCCCGGCAACCGACCGATGCCTTCCCGGCGTCTTCCGTCACTCCATAGTTAGCGGCACCAAACGCAAACACCTGACCGAAAAACCGGTCCCGCTTCTTCGTGACCTCCTCCAGATCACCCCGGAAGGCGGCACCATCCTCGACCCCTTCGCAGGCTCCGCCACCACGGCCCAAGCCTGCCTCGAAACGGGCCGACACTTCATAGGCATGGAACTCTCCAACACCTACTTTGAAGTAGCCTGCACCCGCCTCAAAGACCTAGCAGGCTGGACCATCTAA
- a CDS encoding baseplate assembly protein, giving the protein MSNSNLLRLIQRAVEIAMPNLRTYYRVVRKARIVATYPAEGGRYWADVQPLRNDESVAEKEPVIPRVEIPIMWAGPNRGVVCPPLVDSLCDLEYYDGDPNFPRISNFRWTGNGAPACEVGAYVIQHSDGTFIKIDAEKNMIQVTPANSTVKIGDSKTETIGTVWTLKCPLIIQQGNVQSSGPGGQIGNVTCKANTQQEGSYQLAGPMICTRLTVLDDVDIGGDMNITGNSNAGSRSGGTI; this is encoded by the coding sequence ATGTCTAACTCAAACTTATTACGCCTCATTCAACGCGCTGTCGAAATCGCCATGCCCAACCTCCGCACCTACTACCGCGTGGTGCGCAAGGCCCGGATCGTCGCCACATATCCTGCCGAGGGTGGTCGCTACTGGGCAGACGTGCAGCCGCTTCGCAATGACGAATCCGTAGCCGAAAAAGAGCCGGTCATTCCGCGTGTGGAAATTCCCATCATGTGGGCCGGACCGAATCGCGGCGTGGTCTGTCCGCCGTTGGTCGATTCGCTCTGTGACCTTGAATATTACGATGGCGACCCGAACTTCCCACGTATCTCGAATTTCCGCTGGACCGGCAACGGCGCACCCGCCTGCGAGGTCGGTGCCTACGTTATCCAGCACAGCGACGGCACGTTCATCAAGATCGACGCCGAGAAAAACATGATCCAAGTCACCCCGGCCAACAGCACGGTCAAGATCGGCGACAGCAAAACCGAAACCATCGGCACCGTCTGGACCCTCAAATGCCCGCTCATCATCCAGCAGGGCAATGTCCAGTCCTCTGGTCCCGGTGGTCAAATCGGCAACGTCACCTGCAAGGCGAACACCCAGCAGGAAGGCAGTTATCAATTGGCCGGTCCCATGATCTGCACGCGCCTCACGGTGCTGGACGACGTGGACATCGGCGGCGACATGAACATCACCGGCAACAGCAACGCCGGAAGCCGGAGCGGGGGGACGATATGA
- a CDS encoding Com family DNA-binding transcriptional regulator, translated as MKNEIRCGNCNRLLAKGQAVNLQIKCPRCGTLNHLKATSINIESQRASTEDSHEDSDWKCHDVSGRSSGNPENAG; from the coding sequence ATGAAAAATGAAATTCGTTGTGGCAATTGCAACCGCCTGCTCGCCAAAGGGCAGGCGGTTAACCTTCAAATCAAGTGTCCCCGTTGCGGAACACTGAATCACCTGAAAGCCACGAGCATCAACATAGAAAGCCAACGAGCCTCCACCGAGGACTCACATGAAGATTCAGATTGGAAATGCCACGATGTGTCAGGGCGAAGCTCTGGCAACCCTGAAAACGCTGGATGA
- a CDS encoding GNAT family N-acetyltransferase produces MYRYADNKDLDMLALQELFLALDWDSGNHPEQLTQAIQSSTSVFTAWDGEKLVGLVNVLSDGHMAAYIHYMLVHPAYQGHGIGKHLMDTVAEKYADVPHKVLVAYGEAIGFYEQCGYHCAEGTAPMFMTSLKI; encoded by the coding sequence ATGTACCGCTACGCCGACAACAAAGACCTGGATATGCTCGCTTTGCAAGAACTCTTCCTTGCGCTGGACTGGGACTCGGGCAACCACCCAGAGCAGTTGACTCAGGCCATTCAGTCTTCCACCTCCGTTTTTACCGCCTGGGATGGCGAAAAACTCGTCGGACTCGTCAACGTGTTGTCCGATGGGCACATGGCCGCATATATACACTATATGCTCGTTCACCCAGCGTATCAGGGACACGGCATTGGGAAACACCTCATGGACACCGTCGCGGAGAAATACGCCGACGTTCCCCACAAAGTCCTGGTCGCCTACGGTGAGGCCATCGGATTTTATGAGCAATGTGGCTATCACTGCGCTGAAGGAACTGCTCCCATGTTCATGACCTCACTCAAAATCTAA
- a CDS encoding phage tail assembly chaperone, protein MDIYGKIDGSLQQIGGKHPGKGWVKMTEQRPQSDMIAQADGTWVLPVSTANEQRAVRDAKIENVRWRIERHQSETRLGLIPTESIAPLDAYIQALRDVPQQPGFPEAVEWPDEPSE, encoded by the coding sequence ATGGATATTTACGGTAAGATCGACGGCTCTCTCCAACAAATCGGCGGCAAGCACCCCGGCAAGGGCTGGGTGAAAATGACCGAACAACGTCCACAGAGCGACATGATTGCCCAAGCGGATGGTACATGGGTGCTCCCTGTTTCGACAGCGAATGAACAGCGTGCCGTCCGTGACGCCAAAATAGAGAATGTGCGTTGGCGCATCGAGCGTCATCAATCGGAAACACGGCTTGGACTGATTCCCACCGAATCTATCGCTCCTTTGGACGCATATATACAGGCCCTCCGGGATGTGCCTCAGCAGCCTGGCTTCCCCGAGGCCGTGGAGTGGCCGGACGAACCCTCAGAGTAA
- a CDS encoding baseplate J/gp47 family protein has protein sequence MPTPQLSKTLDEVRSMVFGHVEDVQEEYAAKGWLPTRLNLNKGVVRGLLEIYCWGLYQLYQLLAAVFIQAAPKEATDDEWMEWHAEQVEAPRKQWTKTKGRVRFARVSTSGNVPIAKGKIVRTKPDGTGNVYRYVTTEKAVIADGQNEVSIPVESEEYGAASNASAGQITELVTAVPGVDVVGNSADWLVSEGADLEPLDRLRERYVLRWNGNNGMTKHAYASWALGVTGVVAVKVLDQHPRGQGTVDVIVKGAAGIPTDNLLEQVRHAVATGALPDDVQSGPPVNDDWQVRGPAPVPLTISGELVLAPGTHTETAKDEAEQRIRAMFTDPSTVPGVAPLQIGEDVPLDRLTGVVMAARGVKKVNWTSPTNDQAVPVDGLAVLGSLTLTTTEATEA, from the coding sequence ATGCCGACCCCGCAGTTATCTAAAACCCTCGACGAGGTGCGCTCCATGGTCTTTGGCCATGTCGAAGACGTGCAAGAGGAATACGCCGCCAAAGGCTGGCTTCCCACGCGGTTGAATCTCAACAAGGGCGTGGTGCGTGGCTTGCTGGAAATCTATTGCTGGGGACTCTATCAGCTCTACCAACTCCTCGCCGCCGTGTTCATTCAGGCCGCACCCAAAGAGGCCACGGACGACGAATGGATGGAATGGCACGCCGAACAGGTGGAGGCACCGAGGAAGCAATGGACCAAGACCAAGGGGCGTGTCCGATTTGCCCGCGTTTCCACCTCAGGCAACGTACCAATTGCCAAGGGGAAAATCGTCCGCACCAAACCGGACGGCACCGGCAACGTCTACCGCTATGTTACCACCGAAAAGGCAGTCATTGCGGACGGTCAAAACGAAGTGTCCATTCCGGTTGAATCCGAAGAATACGGAGCAGCCTCGAATGCGTCCGCCGGTCAGATCACCGAGCTTGTTACAGCCGTTCCCGGCGTGGACGTTGTGGGCAACTCTGCCGACTGGCTTGTCAGCGAAGGCGCGGACCTCGAACCGCTTGACCGACTCCGCGAGCGGTATGTCCTGCGCTGGAACGGCAACAACGGCATGACGAAACACGCCTATGCTTCATGGGCTCTCGGCGTCACGGGCGTAGTCGCGGTCAAGGTGCTGGATCAGCATCCACGCGGCCAGGGCACGGTCGACGTCATCGTCAAAGGCGCGGCAGGCATCCCCACCGACAACCTGCTTGAACAGGTTCGCCACGCCGTTGCTACCGGCGCACTTCCCGACGATGTGCAATCCGGTCCACCCGTCAACGATGATTGGCAGGTTCGTGGTCCTGCTCCTGTTCCCCTGACCATTTCCGGCGAATTGGTCCTTGCCCCCGGCACCCACACCGAGACAGCCAAGGACGAAGCCGAGCAACGTATCCGCGCCATGTTCACGGACCCATCCACCGTACCGGGAGTGGCTCCACTTCAGATCGGGGAAGACGTTCCGCTCGACCGCCTGACCGGCGTGGTCATGGCAGCGCGTGGCGTCAAAAAGGTCAATTGGACGTCTCCAACAAATGATCAGGCCGTGCCGGTTGACGGCCTTGCCGTGCTCGGTTCCCTCACGTTGACCACAACCGAGGCGACGGAGGCGTAA
- a CDS encoding phage tail protein produces the protein MSIFKEYFFKTLRWPLIHRAGPLAVIVEGLARSMDEVRRDIIWLRNQFNPWTCDETMIAAHAESRGIIRHPSESETKYKDRCIRAFAWHRLGGGQMGMPRILDHFGYPDTKMLNVRTEDPDRWAEFKARIPALEGMNSEDYQRIGWIAGETKPARSKLAGIQATSNVPVTISAGGTTISIVRIRLLPERVTAIHIITNVHGGGYTHTVARTHA, from the coding sequence ATGTCCATTTTCAAGGAGTACTTTTTCAAGACCCTGCGTTGGCCGCTCATCCACCGCGCCGGTCCACTGGCCGTGATCGTGGAAGGCCTCGCCAGAAGCATGGACGAAGTTCGCCGAGACATCATCTGGCTTCGCAATCAGTTCAATCCATGGACCTGCGACGAGACCATGATTGCCGCCCACGCCGAAAGCCGTGGCATCATCAGGCACCCCTCGGAATCCGAGACGAAATACAAGGACCGCTGCATCCGCGCCTTTGCATGGCACCGGCTCGGCGGCGGGCAAATGGGCATGCCGCGCATCCTGGACCATTTCGGCTACCCGGACACAAAAATGCTCAACGTCCGCACAGAAGACCCTGACCGCTGGGCAGAATTCAAAGCACGAATCCCGGCACTCGAAGGCATGAACAGCGAGGACTACCAGCGCATCGGCTGGATCGCAGGTGAAACCAAGCCCGCCCGGTCCAAATTGGCAGGCATACAGGCAACCAGTAACGTCCCGGTGACCATCTCCGCAGGTGGCACAACCATTTCCATCGTCCGCATCCGGTTGCTCCCGGAACGAGTAACGGCAATACACATCATCACCAATGTGCATGGCGGCGGTTATACCCACACCGTTGCCCGCACTCACGCATAA
- a CDS encoding phage tail protein: protein MSLILTKAGLNAYAQAEVTGTKLQATHMATGDGNGQSVSHTSQSTELAHETWRGSLQRIEITASGEVEFEGHVPLTVGGWYIREVAIYAGEVLLAIGSHPEVWKPDPEAPEKVELVITAPVKFDNAAIINLTVDTTKVLASQEMVVGTVAQHNEDNNAHAGALSTLKDHPADPNAHELLFQAMAQAIANHTSAEDAHAALFQAIINQLPGNASTTGKGLVELATLTETLAGTDAARAVSPKGLAAALAGKAAINHSHDIAPLRQAIIACSTDVNGLPNFLTINGDGVTVQAAADPLVLSIADGEKDYVERINTDRLIPSNNLGEGDNYIYAERAEDGSVILGTTQDRPVYNTTGLAETLDLFAPANGYVWPGVGIISASTEWDNNNGAWKAFSQRWYSANYDDWSATAKSGTLKVVFDKTRKLTGYAIIGTPLTYTSRKEPKTWNFKVGTGDTPDTVVDSQTDQTGWTAGERRNFMFASPVDAKSFEIDVTACNGTNLMIAELIPIFEPDWSFDPTLYKGTSQRIYLGKAVVSGGTMIEVYPYAPGIYAVRDVNGGANITTNSRYVELNPFGQGVPANVVAEIYHNGVWANTSFSQTTKGYGTFASTVRGAVVVQTGDGAVSTVSNKAGGGHGSNDTACFALCRITIGRTF, encoded by the coding sequence ATGTCTCTGATTCTCACGAAAGCCGGACTCAACGCTTACGCGCAGGCAGAAGTCACCGGCACCAAATTGCAGGCAACGCATATGGCCACGGGCGATGGCAATGGGCAGTCCGTTTCTCACACGTCGCAATCAACAGAACTCGCTCATGAAACATGGCGCGGAAGTTTGCAAAGAATCGAAATCACGGCATCCGGCGAAGTCGAATTCGAAGGTCACGTCCCCCTCACCGTGGGCGGCTGGTACATCCGCGAAGTCGCGATCTACGCGGGCGAAGTCCTGTTGGCGATCGGCAGCCATCCCGAGGTATGGAAACCGGACCCGGAAGCCCCGGAAAAAGTCGAGTTGGTCATCACCGCGCCGGTCAAATTTGACAACGCGGCCATCATCAATCTGACCGTGGACACGACCAAGGTGCTGGCCAGTCAGGAAATGGTGGTTGGCACGGTTGCGCAACATAATGAGGACAACAATGCCCACGCCGGAGCATTGTCCACGTTAAAGGATCATCCCGCTGATCCAAACGCTCACGAGTTGCTGTTTCAAGCGATGGCGCAGGCTATCGCCAATCATACCAGTGCCGAGGATGCTCACGCCGCTTTATTTCAGGCTATTATCAACCAGCTTCCGGGCAATGCCTCGACAACGGGCAAAGGGCTTGTTGAGCTGGCGACTCTTACTGAAACCCTTGCGGGGACAGACGCCGCGCGAGCTGTCAGCCCAAAGGGGTTAGCTGCGGCCTTGGCAGGCAAGGCCGCAATCAACCACAGTCATGATATCGCCCCTCTCCGGCAGGCGATCATTGCCTGTTCGACAGATGTGAACGGCCTCCCCAATTTCCTCACAATCAATGGTGATGGAGTGACAGTCCAGGCCGCTGCTGATCCGTTGGTGCTGTCAATTGCTGATGGCGAAAAGGATTATGTTGAGCGCATCAACACGGACAGACTCATCCCTTCAAACAATTTGGGCGAAGGTGACAATTATATCTATGCCGAACGAGCCGAAGATGGCTCGGTGATACTTGGAACGACGCAAGATCGGCCTGTCTACAATACGACAGGTTTGGCCGAAACACTGGATCTTTTTGCTCCCGCCAATGGCTATGTTTGGCCGGGGGTAGGAATAATTTCTGCCAGCACAGAATGGGACAATAACAATGGGGCGTGGAAGGCCTTTTCCCAAAGATGGTATTCTGCGAATTATGATGATTGGTCAGCAACAGCCAAATCTGGAACGCTTAAGGTCGTTTTCGATAAGACTCGCAAACTGACGGGCTACGCCATTATCGGCACTCCTTTGACCTACACATCACGAAAAGAACCAAAAACGTGGAATTTTAAAGTTGGAACAGGGGATACACCTGACACGGTTGTTGATTCTCAGACAGATCAAACAGGTTGGACAGCTGGCGAGCGCAGGAATTTTATGTTTGCTTCTCCGGTTGATGCCAAATCCTTTGAGATAGACGTTACCGCTTGTAACGGTACGAACTTGATGATTGCTGAATTGATCCCCATTTTTGAACCTGACTGGTCATTTGACCCTACTCTCTACAAAGGCACTTCTCAACGCATCTATTTAGGAAAAGCCGTTGTATCTGGCGGTACCATGATTGAGGTGTATCCCTATGCTCCTGGAATCTATGCAGTGCGCGATGTCAACGGTGGGGCAAATATTACAACAAATTCGAGGTATGTTGAGCTGAATCCATTTGGGCAAGGGGTTCCTGCAAATGTTGTGGCGGAAATCTACCATAATGGAGTGTGGGCCAATACTTCCTTTTCGCAGACTACTAAAGGATATGGTACTTTTGCCAGTACCGTTAGAGGTGCGGTGGTTGTTCAAACCGGAGATGGTGCCGTCTCTACTGTAAGCAATAAAGCTGGTGGCGGCCATGGTAGTAATGACACAGCTTGTTTCGCACTTTGCCGCATAACAATTGGGAGGACTTTTTAA
- a CDS encoding baseplate assembly protein — MTDIFAQDIALDETMQARVAANGELVLTDGPATGVQDIKLRLSTYLSSLFYDKDFGSLLPNWVMDDNSETARIGFGAEVKRRLHEDPRVQPGSASCSITHWDELSIRADASFRFITEDHARNLVIETDRSKKEMVIKDADPAVI; from the coding sequence ATGACTGACATCTTCGCCCAAGACATAGCCCTCGACGAAACCATGCAGGCCCGTGTGGCCGCTAATGGTGAGCTGGTGCTCACTGACGGACCCGCCACCGGCGTGCAGGATATTAAACTCAGGCTCTCCACATATCTTAGTTCTCTGTTTTATGACAAGGATTTCGGTTCCCTACTGCCGAACTGGGTTATGGACGACAACAGCGAGACCGCCCGTATCGGCTTTGGAGCCGAGGTTAAACGGAGATTGCATGAAGACCCACGCGTCCAGCCCGGTTCCGCGTCCTGTTCGATCACGCATTGGGATGAACTCTCCATCCGAGCCGATGCTTCGTTCCGTTTCATTACCGAGGACCACGCCCGCAATCTCGTGATCGAAACCGACCGCTCCAAAAAGGAAATGGTGATCAAGGATGCCGACCCCGCAGTTATCTAA